One region of Acropora muricata isolate sample 2 chromosome 13, ASM3666990v1, whole genome shotgun sequence genomic DNA includes:
- the LOC136895144 gene encoding putative ATP-dependent DNA helicase Q1, which yields MADQRTIDTFHEALNFGLQLLGAGDLQLKEKQYEVLKSVVIDNKDVLAVLPTGYGKSLIYQLLAPIYNFLDFAGSPGDKKSTVIVISPLNALIRDQIVKMREGGLNVSVLRGDRMDTEDVSDDHDVSFDVPVEILSTSHFDLIYTHSEVLVDNKKVSKLLKTPAFIINIC from the coding sequence ATGGCTGACCAAAGGACTATTGATACATTTCACGAAGCTTTGAATTTTGGCTTGCAGCTTTTAGGTGCCGGCGAtcttcagttgaaggaaaagcaGTACGAAGTTCTTAAGTCTGTGGTTATTGATAACAAAGATGTGTTGGCAGTTCTGCCAACTGGCTACGGCAAATCGTTAATTTATCAGCTGCTTGCCCCCATTTACAATTTCTTGGACTTCGCTGGTTCACCAGGAGACAAAAAGTCGACGGTTATTGTAATTTCTCCACTAAACGCCCTGATTCGTGACCAAATTGTGAAGATGAGGGAAGGCGGTTTAAATGTGAGTGTGTTAAGAGGGGATCGTATGGACACGGAAGATGTCAGCGATGACCATGACGTTTCGTTTGATGTGCCTGTTGAAATACTGAGTACTTCTCATTTCGATTTAATATATACGCATTCCGAGGTACTGGTTGATAACAAGAAGGtctcaaaattgctgaagacgcctgcatttattattaatatatgttAG